From the Excalfactoria chinensis isolate bCotChi1 chromosome 1, bCotChi1.hap2, whole genome shotgun sequence genome, one window contains:
- the NDUFA5 gene encoding NADH dehydrogenase [ubiquinone] 1 alpha subcomplex subunit 5: MRLAAQSAAVPAVPGGSAGRGAAMAGALRKTTGLVGLAVAENPHERLRILYSKILAVLQNIPRDAAYRKYTEQIVNQQYNLVQTETDVQKLQDKLNGGQIEEVILQAENELSLARKMLQWKPWEPLVEEPPTDQWRWPI, encoded by the exons ATGCGCCTGGCGGCCCAGTCGGCGGCGGTGCCGGCGGTGCCCGGTGGGTCAGCGGGACGCGGCGCGGCTATGGCGGGGGCGCTGAGGAAG ACCACTGGGCTCGTGGGATTGGCTGTGGCTGAAAACCCCCATGAG CGCCTGCGAATACTGTACTCCAAAATCCTTGCTGTCCTACAGAACATTCCCAGAGACGCAGCATATAGGAAATACACTGAGCAGATTGTAAATCAGCAATACAATTTGGTGCAAACA GAAACTGATGTGCAGAAGCTACAGGACAAACTGAATGGTGGTCAAATAGAAGAAGTCATTCTACAG GCGGAAAATGAGCTTTCCCTGGCAAGAAAAATGTTACAGTGGAAACCATGGGAGCCTCTAGTTGAAGAACCTCCTACTGACCAGTGGAGATGGCCAATATAA